A genome region from Mesorhizobium shangrilense includes the following:
- a CDS encoding ABC transporter substrate-binding protein, protein MKNENSGSRAVSGVSRRTLIKTGFAVGGLLALERAGWAAGTSVAPKRGGHFRAGVGGANTGDSLDPSTFTDTFIISLAFAIRDNLVAVGADNNLEAGLAESWETGKNATEWTFKIRRGVRFSNGKSLTTDDVIASIHYHRGEKSKSGAASLLERVKDISAVGDDAVKFTLKFADVDFPFVLTDYHLNILPSADGSVDWKSGAGTGPYKLESFEPGVSAKLSRSAEHWNSAVGFFDSIELIAINDAATRQNALIYGEVDAISKPDLKLISFLERNKDIQIVDVPGRIWHCGIMRTDVAPFDNNDLRLALKYSIDRDQYVKKVLKGYGTIGNDNPLGPAYRFHADDITPREYDTDKVKFHLNKAGYHKEELKLITAELFPGQNSAVELYQQEAEKAGVNIKIETRPTDGFFTDVWLKEPFQWGWWGPRITEDLMLSLTFLSTAPWNDAKFKSPRLDQLINGARAELDEAKRREMYREAQLIISNEGGHIVPANANLVQAVNKKVVVPRDESGKWKISASWEMDGGYFLKRWSFA, encoded by the coding sequence ATGAAGAATGAGAACTCTGGGAGTAGGGCAGTATCTGGCGTAAGTCGGAGAACGCTTATTAAGACTGGTTTTGCAGTCGGCGGATTGCTCGCACTCGAGCGCGCCGGTTGGGCGGCAGGAACGTCGGTTGCGCCTAAGCGTGGGGGGCACTTCCGTGCCGGAGTTGGCGGTGCAAATACCGGTGATTCCCTAGATCCCAGTACCTTCACCGACACTTTCATAATCTCCCTAGCCTTTGCCATTCGCGACAACCTGGTAGCGGTCGGCGCGGATAACAATCTCGAGGCAGGCCTTGCGGAGAGTTGGGAGACCGGCAAAAATGCGACTGAATGGACGTTTAAGATCAGACGTGGCGTTCGCTTTTCGAATGGTAAGTCGCTCACTACGGATGACGTGATCGCTTCGATCCACTATCATCGTGGTGAGAAGTCTAAGTCTGGTGCTGCCAGCCTCCTGGAGCGTGTGAAAGATATTTCCGCCGTCGGGGATGATGCTGTAAAATTCACGCTTAAGTTCGCCGACGTCGACTTTCCGTTCGTCCTCACGGACTATCACCTGAACATCCTTCCCAGTGCGGATGGTTCCGTTGATTGGAAGTCTGGTGCAGGTACTGGACCCTACAAGCTTGAGAGTTTCGAACCGGGTGTTAGCGCGAAATTGTCGCGGAGCGCTGAGCACTGGAACAGCGCGGTTGGCTTCTTCGATTCTATCGAATTGATTGCGATCAACGACGCGGCTACGCGGCAGAATGCGTTGATCTACGGCGAAGTTGATGCGATCAGCAAGCCCGACCTCAAGCTAATTAGCTTCCTTGAGCGGAACAAAGATATTCAGATCGTGGATGTCCCTGGCCGGATTTGGCACTGCGGCATTATGCGAACCGACGTCGCGCCCTTTGACAATAACGATCTGCGGCTTGCGCTTAAGTACTCCATTGACCGCGATCAGTATGTGAAGAAAGTTTTGAAGGGTTATGGCACCATTGGCAACGACAATCCACTTGGGCCGGCTTACCGTTTTCATGCTGACGATATTACACCAAGAGAGTACGACACTGACAAGGTCAAATTCCACCTAAATAAGGCTGGCTATCACAAGGAGGAATTGAAATTAATAACGGCGGAATTATTTCCGGGCCAGAACAGCGCTGTCGAACTCTATCAGCAGGAAGCAGAAAAGGCTGGCGTGAATATCAAAATTGAAACACGTCCTACGGACGGCTTCTTCACGGATGTTTGGTTGAAAGAGCCGTTTCAGTGGGGTTGGTGGGGGCCGCGGATCACGGAAGATTTGATGCTCTCCCTGACCTTTCTCAGCACTGCGCCGTGGAACGACGCAAAGTTTAAGAGCCCGCGACTTGATCAGCTGATCAACGGTGCTCGCGCCGAGCTGGACGAAGCGAAGCGCCGAGAAATGTATCGAGAGGCGCAGTTGATCATTAGCAATGAAGGGGGCCACATTGTCCCTGCTAATGCAAATCTGGTGCAGGCTGTAAACAAGAAGGTAGTAGTGCCGCGCGACGAGTCAGGAAAATGGAAAATCTCCGCAAGCTGGGAGATGGACGGCGGGTATTTTCTGAAGCGCTGGTCATTCGCATAG
- a CDS encoding ABC transporter permease, translating to MIARRVGMGVVTLFFVSILTFVSVEILPGDLAQATLGQSATPEALAEFRKEVGLDQPAFARYMSWVDGMLHGDLGRSLSNGKEISSLIQGRLKNTLFLGIYAASIAVPLSLIFGIFAALYRDSASDKIINATALTAISLPEFFVSYILVVIFSGLGWFPALASIHPDMNLSERLYVSFLPALTLTFAVTAHMLRMTRAAIVNILSYPYIEMAQLKGVRPWRIIVRHAVPNAISPIVNVVALNLAYLLTGVVVVEVVFGYPGLGQLMVDAVTRRDVTVVQSVTIIFASAYVLLNLAADIISTISNPRIFHARRNA from the coding sequence ATGATAGCACGACGGGTAGGAATGGGTGTCGTAACCCTATTCTTTGTTTCAATTCTGACATTCGTTTCGGTGGAGATCCTGCCAGGAGACCTTGCTCAGGCGACGCTTGGTCAATCTGCAACGCCAGAAGCGTTGGCCGAGTTTCGTAAGGAGGTTGGCTTAGACCAGCCGGCGTTTGCTCGCTATATGTCCTGGGTAGATGGCATGTTACACGGTGACCTTGGCCGCTCCTTATCTAACGGCAAGGAAATATCGAGTTTGATTCAGGGTCGGTTGAAGAATACGCTTTTTCTGGGCATTTATGCTGCGTCAATTGCTGTCCCATTGTCGTTGATATTTGGTATATTCGCAGCGCTATATCGCGATAGCGCAAGTGATAAGATAATAAACGCGACCGCCTTAACGGCGATTTCACTGCCGGAATTTTTCGTTTCGTACATCCTGGTGGTTATTTTCTCCGGCCTCGGATGGTTTCCGGCCCTTGCAAGCATCCACCCGGATATGAACCTTTCTGAGCGGCTATATGTATCCTTTTTGCCCGCGCTCACATTAACGTTCGCCGTAACCGCCCACATGCTGCGCATGACTCGAGCGGCGATCGTCAATATCCTATCGTATCCTTACATTGAGATGGCGCAGCTGAAGGGGGTTCGCCCCTGGCGTATCATTGTTAGGCATGCGGTGCCAAACGCCATTTCTCCGATCGTGAACGTCGTGGCGCTAAATCTTGCTTACCTCTTGACTGGGGTGGTTGTTGTCGAGGTGGTATTTGGTTATCCAGGCCTTGGGCAACTTATGGTCGACGCGGTTACCAGACGTGACGTAACTGTGGTGCAATCTGTCACTATAATATTCGCGAGTGCCTACGTGCTTCTAAATTTAGCGGCCGATATTATTTCGACTATCTCTAATCCACGTATTTTCCATGCCAGGAGGAACGCCTAG
- a CDS encoding ABC transporter permease, with product MSAFALRKAPITAKFGLAVIVLCFFTALFAPLIAPYGQAEVVGDAFLPWSASNIFGTDSIGRDMLSRIIFGARNSVGIAVVTTVLAFLIGAAFGIFAAVVRPFYDQVISRVVDVFMAIPSLIFQLLLLAAFGVSFLNIVLIIAFVDSTRVFRLVRAVSIDIVQLDFIEAARLRGEGVLYLVFKEVLPNAAGPMIVEFGVRFCYVFLSIAALSFLGVGVQPPYADWGSMVRENAALIGYGDITPLVPAGAIALLTVAVNFVVDWRLRVMSTVRD from the coding sequence ATGAGTGCCTTTGCGCTCAGAAAAGCCCCGATTACCGCGAAGTTCGGTCTAGCGGTTATCGTTTTGTGTTTCTTCACGGCACTTTTTGCGCCGTTGATCGCACCGTACGGACAAGCCGAAGTGGTTGGCGACGCGTTCTTGCCATGGAGCGCTAGCAATATTTTTGGAACCGATTCAATCGGGCGAGACATGCTATCCCGAATTATCTTCGGTGCGAGAAATTCTGTCGGTATAGCGGTTGTAACCACTGTCCTTGCCTTTCTCATTGGCGCGGCATTTGGTATTTTTGCTGCTGTCGTGCGACCTTTCTACGATCAGGTAATAAGCCGTGTTGTAGACGTATTCATGGCGATTCCCTCGCTAATCTTTCAATTGCTCCTCCTCGCGGCTTTTGGTGTTTCTTTTCTCAACATCGTTTTGATAATTGCGTTCGTCGATTCGACGCGTGTATTCCGACTGGTTCGTGCAGTCTCAATCGATATTGTTCAACTTGACTTCATCGAGGCGGCACGTTTGCGAGGCGAGGGGGTACTCTACCTTGTTTTCAAGGAAGTTTTACCCAATGCCGCCGGCCCAATGATCGTCGAATTCGGCGTTCGATTTTGTTACGTGTTTCTATCAATTGCGGCCTTGTCTTTTCTTGGGGTTGGTGTCCAGCCGCCGTACGCGGATTGGGGCTCCATGGTTCGGGAGAACGCAGCCCTTATTGGCTATGGAGATATCACGCCGCTTGTCCCGGCTGGGGCAATTGCTTTGCTCACGGTGGCGGTGAACTTCGTCGTGGATTGGAGATTGCGCGTCATGAGCACGGTGCGGGATTGA